Sequence from the Coturnix japonica isolate 7356 chromosome Z, Coturnix japonica 2.1, whole genome shotgun sequence genome:
GTGATTGTTCTGTGGGATGTACGGTAATACAAGATAAGACTAGGGATGTCTAgcacacagtaaaacaaaattaataaagagTCTTAGAAGTCCTTTCTTATGATTAACTCccacaaattctttttttttttttaaacttttaattaTCACATTCTTAGtacagaaggagaaatgaatgaCCCAGCCTTTCAGCACAGTGGAAAGGAGGTAAGGACATCTACGTTAGAAATCCTCTTTAACCACATTGAAATTGCCTGTATTATTCACTGGGAagtggaaaagcagcatttccataCTCTGAGCTCAGAACCTGGTATGGAGAAGATTTTAAgggacaagaagaaaaatatccccCTTAACTAAGGTAGTGAAGAGAGCACCACATTTACTCCACTCATCTACTATGCTTTTCTCATGAAACTCAGTTTCCCCTTATTCCTATCACTATTGTTTTCATTGTCTCTGTAGTGGCATAGCACTAGTCTTGCATCAAAAAGCATTTAAGTGCCAGGGTACCCCAAAGCCATAAAAACCCAACTACAGGAAGAAATAGTTTCACTGCCCCATGCTTCCAAcatcaagcaaaataaaagagatggTTCTTTCTCTGTGTTACTGAAAGGCACAGCTGTTCACCTCTTCTCTTTGGAAGATTCCTTTCTGTGAAGATTTGCTCACTGCTAATTGAGTAATTACTTCCTTCATTTAAATCAAGTTTGTTTGGTTCTCAAATGAAGCCCCACAGTATATTTCAATGTTTAGTTTCCACATAGTACATACAGACATagcctctgatttttttcccccacacaaGCAAGTTATTATCTTGTGATCTGGAGTCTGAAATTCATCATAAAATACCTGCCATTTTTTATAGTATTTAAAAAGTGACAATGATTTAGCTGACCACTACTGAAAGCACAAAGGGAGTTATCCAAACAGTGACCTCCAGGAGCCAAAGGCTTTCCTGGTTCCCTGCCTTGTTAGAGCTCAGGAGTTACTCACCTACAGCAACAGATGCAGCTAGTGCTGCCACCATTTGCCATCCCAGACAGCCAAGAGGCTGACAACATTTATTGGATAAACACATACAAGCACACACAACTACACAGTccagcagcactggcacagagcCTTTACATGTACCTCTCTAGTCACCAGTATTACTCATACAGGAAAGAACACAAACAGCCCCCACACAGTAGCACTTGCCCCTTTCAACACAAGCAGAATAAATCAATAtctggggggggagggggggaaggcAAGATTGGGTTTAGGAAAGAAGGTAAGACAAGCTCACATAcctaaatgaaaaagaaacctaCTGCTCCTGTCAGTCAAGTGTGTGTAAAGCCACATCTTACAGAGGAGAACTGACTCAGTCCTAGCtttgacagaaaataaacacaaacattcTATTTTCTCTTGATTAATTTCAGCATGTGTAAATtcagctcctgagctgcagtGGAGAGAGTAAGAAATACAACAGGAGACATTTATTCTGCAGCCATTGACTGTATCTTCTCTGTTTAGGTTGTACTCTCATGCCACTTCAGGAAATgctatttgtgttttctgaaagttaGTATTTAagcttcaagaaaaaaacaaagaattagCTGCACCTTTGTAAGTAGAagaatctgctttttaattgcACTTCAAAAATCTCACCCAGTAAGACTTATTCCAAAGTTCAGCTCATGGCTTCACAACATTCTCCTAAAGTCccaagaaaacaatgtttttacCTAATGATCACCCACTTACAACAGTTTCAGCACATACTGGGATTCCCTCACACTTCCTGCTGTGATTTCCAGCAATGAAGTTTTTCAGATGTTGAACAGGAACTGGGGGTGAAGACTCATCTAGCATTGcaacattaaggaaaaaaagaaaaaaaaaaaaaaatcaactatCAATTGGCttgatttaaatgcaaatgtacATCATAAAGGTTTACTTTTAATGCAGCCACAACACAAAAGAGATTCAAGGACATCAGGGCTGCCAGTGCCTGTCAATCTATGAGAAGACAGATGAGTCCAGAAATCCGATGTCATACAAAGGCACACTGCTCATGAGGATGCCATTGCTTGCCCCAGCCAACAGTTCTAGGACGCTGAGcacaacacagcaaaaaaacagGAAACTCATTCTATAATGTATCTGGTCTTGCAGTTTCCTCAGGCAGCCCTCCTGGAAAAGCTGATCCGGCTGGTTTAAGTCACTCCCACAGTCCTCGTGTTTTTTACAACAGCTTCTAGGAACATGAGatttttcagatggaaaatgcCAAAAAGCAGCTGATGCATTTAGCCAGTCTGTATAGTTTCGGAGCCCACAGCACTGAAGCTTCTCCTGAAGCATATCCACAGTCCCACTGCCACGAGCCAGGGAATGCGTGCCATTGTATTGATTGAAGGCTTGTCCCATTGTGCTCTTAAGCTCAACTGCCATCCAAGTGGAGTAGAACTGTGTCAAAACTGTTAAAGACACTTGGAGACAAAGAAGAACTATCAGCAGGTACATAAGAGTCCCTTGGTGGTAGCAGGAGTTCCTGGCAAAAACAAGAATAGCCAAAATACCAGTAGGTATCAGGATTAACGCAGTTACAACAGCCAACCAgccaggaagaggaaagaaaaattcctgAAAGAAATAACGGTAGTTCTTGCAGAAAAGGATCACAAAGCATCCACTAAAGATCAGAACTATTGCACTTGCCAAGAAGATAACACCAAGGAATAACAGTAGAAGTCGAGCAAAACTCCTGAGCCTAGAGTCCTCATAGAGCCACAGAGGCAAGCGTGCACTTCTTACTCTCCACATCTTGCTCAGATGTAGCAGCCTACCCCTCACCACCACCATTTGAAAGGCCTCCACCTCACTTCAGCAGGTGCCTCAGATGATATCTCCACCCAAAAACAGCTTGCAAGGGAGCAGAGCTGATAGACTCCCTTGGTGCCAAGGTAAAGTTCTGAAGCAGCTATCTGTGTGTTATTACTTGTTTAGCATAGCCTTTAGATACCATGAGGAACTGTGCCTAGCTTGCTGTTGAGAGGACATTCACCTGCTGTTATTGGATGCAATTTCACCTGAAGGGGAAGCATGGTTGAAAAAGAACtgaactttttgttttactaCATTTGTGTTAAAAAACCGAAAACAGGTAAACAACAAAGGCTGtggccagcagtgctgggtcaGATCATTTAGACTACCCAAGTGATAGAGGGGATTCTACTGTAAATCCTACAGCTGTAGCCAAAATGGCAACAAATGTGCAAGTCAGAGTCattaaggaaataattatttaaacagAGCTATTCAATCAAGGATCTCTGTAGGTAACATGTACCCAGACTCATTATCCTTCCCAGTACGTTTACCACTCATTAGATTTGATGAGGGGCATAATGATGTTAATAatattttgcccttttttacTCAGCAAGATTTCTGCGTAGATAGCATCAATTACTCAAGACACCTGGATGAGAAATCCCTACCATTCTGCATCTGCATGCTCTCAGTTTGCGTCACTAGTGATTGAACTGAGTGCTGTAATGACTGAATACAATCAACAGTAAGAACTGCATTAACTTTTCCTTATGtgcaaagaaactgaattaCACACAGGCTAAATGACTTCACAACAATCAAAGAGGGCATCAGCGTCACTTATCAGCCAGCAGAAGAGTATTATTTCTCAAAAGTtatacagaagaaagaagtaagaTGAGGAGCCTGTATAATGCTTGCCACAGGTGCCAGGAATGCATATCAAAGGCCAAAAATGtcaggagggcaggaggagatgatgaaatttctgtgttctttctcaAGCTGCAGAACAGGGCTTGCACAATAGGTGTGCATAAGAGAGAATTTAGAGAGACAGAACTCATTTTCAGAAGTGGGAGCAACTGAGAAGACCAGAGTTAATATTCAGATACCTAGAACTGTGAGGAGTCTTACAGAGCTTGATGAGTGTACATCCAGAAGGTGGTTGGTATGTAAGGACCTATTGTTGCTATGTATGCTATGCATATGCCCATCTTGGGCTGATCCCcattaaaatgtcttctttgTGGGCTGACCAAATATTTCATTAAGACAAAGTGTTTTGGAATTAGATAAAGATACTCCATGAAAGACGGTGACCACCTTCCTCtgagaaggggaaaacagaaacaagttcacctcacatttattttttctcctacggagaaaggttgagggaattgggcttgtttatctcagaaaagagaagtctccggggagacctcattgtggccttccagttcttgaagggtacatataaacaggaggggaaatggctgtttacaagggtggacagtgataggacaaggaggaatggttttcaactgagacaggggagtattaggttggatattaggaggaagtttttcacctaGAGGGttgtgacacactggaacaggttgcccaaggaggctgtggatgcctcatccctggagtcattcaaggccaggctggacactctgagcagcctggtctggtgattggtgaccctgcacgtagcagggattagaaactagatggtcattgtggtccttctcAACTCACGCCATTCTATGTTTTATACATACAGTGAACACCAACTGAAAGTTTTCACAGAGCAGAAGAtacatcagaaaagaaacagaaaagcattgaGAAGAATGAGAACTGCTTACTGCTAGTTCACAGGCAGTATGGAAAGAACATATTAACctgctgattcttttttttttccttgtctcaTGCTTATAAAACTTAATGAGATATTAAGAACTGAGTTACAATGCTATTTACTTCTAGCTTATTCTGCAGTCTCTGAAATACATTAGAAAGGCTCAGACTGCCTACAGGATAATTTTAGTGCACCTCTTGTTCATTTCAGCCAGAGTAACTGCCGGCCTTCTCTCCCTACAGAGGAGAGGTTTACAGTGGTTATTGAAGCCTATAGGCTCTTATCTTTCTAAATATTCCCCAATATATAATTTCCTATTTACTTGAATATGACTCCTTGGACTACAATGAggttttttattcctttcttgtGACTGCAGACACAAGATGGTGTAAGGAGTGAGGTGGACCTTCTGGACAGGGATCCATGCCACTGCAGGCTCTCTTCCATCCACTGGTCCCTCACCAGTCCCTGAGCTGGGATTTTGGCATCATGGTGGGCAAACAGGAAGATCCACATGGCTGCCTATCTGCCATGTCAACTAGAAACATCTGCAGTGGATGTCCACTGTCAAGGGAAGAATCCTCAATGCCCAGTGACAGTCTGAGAGGGGAGGCCTCATGCTTGCTGTAGCTCCTCATAGGGAGCagaaggcagtgctgagctctgctgtctggGGACAGCAACAGGGCCAGAGGGAACTGCATGGAGCTGCGTAAGGGCAGAGTAAGGGGGAGTTAGGGAAAGGCTTTGCCCCAGATGGCAATGGGCATGGAACAGCTcccccagggcagtgggcatggcaatgagctgctggagttcaagaaacatttggacaTTGCTCTCAAATATAAGGTTTGGATTTCgggtggttctgtgtggaggcaggagctggactccatgatccttgTGAGTGTCCCCCAAATAAGGATATCCTGTTATCAGAACTTCATTTCTACTAAGAAATTTTATCTGCATCTGCAGCTAAAATTTTGGCTGAATTAGAGGTATCCATCAAGAGACTGCAACATGACAAAGAGACTGTGTGTGAGGCAGAGTTAGGACAgctcctctgttttctttccagtgatAAACAACATAGCATGATAAATATCATCCCTGCTTTCTCTGGAGTTTTTTCTGCTTGTGAACTGAAGAGTACTGAAATTCAAATGTGGGTTTAGCAGATAATACATCTTAGATAAACTACTTTCTGGATTGTTGCTGAAAGTATAATtcttcaaataaatataaagcCAACTGTGTACTCTTTGAATTCATTGATTCATTGTTCTAGAAAACCATGACTGGTATTGAAAAGTTCAGATAAGCTTGGAAGATCAAAGAGATTTGTTCGACATGGACTTGGGATCCAAGAGCCATCAAGTCAACAGTGTGGTTGTACAAATGCAGTGCAGGCAGGTgactagaatcatagaatatcccaagctgaaagggacccataaggatcatcaagtctaTTGAGGTCTTTAAGTGACGACATCTAAACTTTTGTTGCAGTATTCAAATCCAGATAAGCAGCAAGTCCATGCAgatgtgcattaaaaagaaacctAGAAGCAGACACGGGAGTCAAGGCACCAGTAGACACACTCTTCTAATTTTCATTCAAACTACAGAAAAAGTGAGACAGGATCTCAAAGTCAGACCTTCATCCACTGCACACTTTGCTGCAGCAACAGAGAAAAGCCCTaaaactgcttcagaaaaaCAGCGGACATTTCCCACGGAACCCGTATTCACACAAAGGTATTGTTACCTTGACCTCATAATGAAGTTAAATTGCTCTCAAAGTTTATTCTTAGACTTtagaacattttttaaagatcCTTGTTATATCAAAGCACTTTCATTTCTAAGTCCACTGTCATTTATAAGAAGCATGCCTGGGGTAGTTTAGTGACAGCTACTCAATGGATTAtcagatgagaaagaagaaaggataagATCTGACTGGAAATCCTTACCAAAATACAGGCTTTATGTCAACTTTACCTACTTCAGCTTCTATATGCCTATCCTGTCCACCCCTTGGCCCCACCATCAAGTAGAAGATGGTCTATGACCCAGCAAGGCCAGATGGTCAAGAAAAGGTGGTAAGTGGGTATCACAGTTATTGCTGCTCTCTTCACTGATCCCAACCCTAACTTCAGGCCCTGAAAAGATTTCACAGgcatttcttccagtttccaACCCTGGCAGGATGTAAAATGATAGCAAAGAAATTGTAATATTTGGGGGGCGGGGAAGGATTCATTCAAGGAAGGATGGgtagagaaaaaagcaaacagcagaaggaCTGGGTACCaagcagaaaactgtttttaaaaaacccaaaagctgCTGAATCTATTGGCTCTCTGGGAATAAAACACATTATCTTACGAGACACGCCGTATTACAAGATCATTCTGGCAGCCCGAATGCAAAAAGGATGAACAAGCCTAGTTGGACCCAGATCCTACAGTCTGTGCCATGCACTATCAGTTGCCATGGTAACCACAGTCAGATGATGTTGCCGTGCATGGGACTAATATCTTTCATGGGAAGCTTGAAGCGAGCAGAAGAGATATGATTGCCACCTCCTATTCATGGAGAAAATGTACTCTTCACAGAAACTGATTTATCATTGTGTGGGTGTTCCCTCTAAAGCCAGTCAGATGTTTTCCCCCCGCGTCTGTTTGCCCAACAAAAAGTGGCCTGTTCTATAATTGAAGAACCACCTCAAATTATTTCCCGTCTTTTATTTGATATTGCTTTTAACATTCCATATTTGCACTAATATTGAAAATACTGTGAATCAAATATGAAagtcttctcttctgaaatgaacacagtaaaaaaaattacaacatttttccttttctttttcttttttcctagcTTCCTTTTGTTTGCCAGTCTGGAATTTCTGTAAAATGTCtgagaactgaaatgaatgtaTGCTAGTaaaaactaagaagaaaaaccaaataATAGCACTTTCTGTATTTCCATCACATTGGCACTTCAAAAGTtgtagaatattttaaaagacatgaaatgggaaaagaaaaaaagaaaaagaaattaaaatgagaagGGAACGTCTGTTCTCTTGATGTCCTTCATTATACTGCAGTTGGTGATGAAAACGATTTGGAGGAATAGGTACTGTTctaaaactcagaaaaaaaatggaagcacaGCAGACTGTTGAATTCACATCCCTTTGACATTTAAAGTGTTTTGTGagattttaattgttttcaacCATCACTAGctacaatattttttaaagtgaatgcAGTGTTCTCATTTGTGTTTCACACCATATGCAGGATTTCTGGGCACATTTTGATGTTATAAAAAGATTTTAGCATGAAATAGATGCTCTTTAATTGTTACTTCATGAAAGAAAGTAATAGATTTCTCTTCAGGGAGGAATTCAGAAGTGTCTGAATACATGATGTGGAAGTTAGTAAAGACGTGACTAAAAGCTTACACTTGTCAGAACTTCCACAAATAAAGTTTCTTCTCTGCTGGATCTCCTCAGAATAGGGAATCTATATCAGATGTATTTTAGTCTAGAGAACACCTTCAAGTAAAATTTGGCTGGAGCCCTGCTGGGCCTATATTGTCTACTGCATTCCTCTGCAGTGTGGGCAGACTATGGCAATGCTGTATGTGACACGTGTGAAACATTCCATGTCTGATTGCTTTTTACTGTATTGTGAATGAGTCTCGTTGTGCAGATGTAAAGCACCCACATGTGAATGAAAGTGTAGAAATCCTTGTCATATATAGACTCTATAAAATCTAGATATATAATCCATGACTAATTGTTCATATTATTTAGGtctctccaaaaataatgcctccaattttatttccttggaagTGACATCAGATACAGTAAGACACTGTCTAATAGAGCAAAGTCTCatctacaaaatgctgtttttcaacagagtcaccaccattagctgtgcatttttgctggTGATGAACAAGTGTCTGATGCACTCATAAATGTCGCAACGAGTTAAGGTGGCAGCCATGTGTGGCTAACCAGAatatggcttgtctttcatatcACTcttgctactgctgaaacataGCTCCCAATACCTCGCTGTGCtcacattttcaccagtgatggaTGAGAGCCCACATGCCTCACTAATATACACTTGCACcacagaggtgacccactgttgctgtcaccactgctgaaacacatcgcccactgcctcactgtgcagACTACTgtctggtctccataaacattcaccAAGTgccaatgaatgtcaatggatgccattttGTCCACATGTGAGAATTCTGTCCCACACTTTTGCATCATCCACGCTTCCATGCCAGACACTATTCTGTCACattgcccttctgctgccatggCATCAACATAGAAAACAGTATCGATGGGAAGGTTAAATCTCTACTACCAAACTtccaacatccacctctgacatcatgggcaAACATAATAATACAAatggcattactttcagagcagccctcatattcTTGTGACAAATATTAAAACCAGTTTATCTCAGGGATTTAAATTAGGTAGGTGCTTTTGCAAATTGCTGTTTCTCAGAAGATACTGGCCTCTGAATGCTTTTTTATCTCAAGATACATCAACCTTAAGTCACCAGGATTTACTGTATAGAAACCTGGATTCCACTGCTGATCTTACTATGAAAGTGAAGTCTCAGCCAAGTCAGTCTCAGTCAAGTCTTCTTGCTGCACAGTATGTTTTGGCAGAGTGTTGGCAGTTTGTTATGGTTTGTTGCATCTAGCTACTCAAAACTAAGCTGAACCGAACAAAATCCTGTCTAtcttcatagtatcatagaatcaccaaggctggaaaagatgtTGTTGTTATCTCTGTGGTAATGAATGTGTATAGAAAGGTCTTGATCAAATTCTTCACTTGAGCATCAACTTGGGgggaaaaactggaaaaaggaaaaaaaaaaaaaagaaagaaagaaaaaaaaagcattgtggCAGTTACCATTTGGTGGGTGTAtgactgcttctgaaataagGGGTCTGGATCAAGACAGATTCAGCAGTTTCACTAATATGAGAGCACTGCATTACCTTTTACAAACAGCTAGGACCTCTTTAGATTTGTAACACAAGCTCACCCCAAAGAATGAAATTTGTACAGCTTGTACTTCATGAACTTACCTGCACAGATGAAGACTGGCATGGTGTAGGTTCTTTTGGTGACTAACAGATCCCATTTTCAGTTCAttggctggggaaaaaaaaatcaatgaataCACTCATTTGGTGTTAATCTGACAAACGATTAAAAGCTCAGCTTTTCTGCTCAGGTAAATGTTAGCAAAGAATATTGTCAGCCTCCGAGGCAGCTGAAAGTTTAGCTATGTAGAAATAAATGGAGTGTTTGAGTGTTTGAGTCTTTTTTTTACTGGCATAGTACTAAGTATGTCTATATCAAATGTAGCATTCATCTCATATCAGGTTTTATAGCAACTATAGtatggaatttatttttattatctttcctATGTCATGATGGGAGCACATAAAATTTCAGCTTTGTCAGAATTAGTCTTACAGCACATTTCAAAGAAGTGGAACCAATTTTAATAGGATTTTTATGCATTTCCATCCAgataaaatgcagctttttagagaaacaaagaaatgcaaaaaacaaagatattgCAATTTATTTCTATGCTCTATTTCTATCTGCATTCTCTCCAACAAACAATTGCCTTCAAgaggcattttgtttttaaatatagatACTGTCACTGACATGGAAAGGGTCTATTAGGTTTATACTCATAGGAGCAtctaaatgtaaaataaaagcaaacaaatgaaaatgtatttgaacATGGAAAGTAACAACACATTTAAGGGAGAGAATGTGAATGCGTTACACTGTCAAAAGAGGTTCTTCTGCTAACTTTTGGGCACAGtaacaagcagcacagcctgcctttACCATGGTAGCAGTCTTTTATTTTGGTGTTTAATGTAGCATAAAATCTCAAATTTCAAGCCCAGCCACTGGGTACGAAGGGGTATTTCAGAAACCTTGTTGAGGTTGACATAATTCTAAATTCTAGCTTAGACTAGCAAAAATatcccagcagtgcagaagcATTTTTGTTCAGAAACCAGTTATGGTCCTGACTGAATGCTGGTTCCAGAAGGAGAAACCTTGCTCATAGATGCTGAGGCATGTGAATAATCCCATTTTCAGCAGCCACATAAGAATCAGACTCAGTGTAGAGCTGAGAGacaaacaaggagaaaaggatTTGGAGTGGGAATATTTACACTTATTCCACTAAATGTTAATACCTGTGAAACAActagtgctgcagagcagcgcTGTGTATCAAAAATACTCAGGGAGAAAAAGCACTAATTAATATATTCTTCTTTAATTTAGTTCCAGAATTTGTTTTAGGGCTGTgcacaacataaaaaaaaatatttatgtttcctGATTGGCACTATGAGAACTACAGCCACTCAGGACCTTGGAGTCTTGGAGGAAATCATGACTTTGCTCTTTTAGGGCTGCCATAAGCTTCTGCTCCACATAAAGCAGCCTTGTTTCAGACAAGTGCTTGCTCCCCAGTGAACTTACTGCTGTATGGTGCCACACTGAGGTAGGCTGGGGAGACCCACAAGTGTGGCTTTGCATTCCTGGGCactctgcttcttgctgcttaTGCATATCTCAGGGTCACTCAGACCTGCAAAAGAGTAGAAATTCATGGCTTAGGAGAAGATAACAGTCATTTTAGATAGACATTTCGtattaaattaaaagtttttcttgtgtattttcaCCACACCAATTTCAGCATTCACACAAAACTTAAACTAGAGAAATTTCCATGGGTGTCTATTCTCAAATGCATGGGCCAGTGGATTCAATATGAGGTGGCTGTGGCTATGTTGGGCTGCTTGAAGCCTTGTGGGCCTACCTCCCTCAAAAGCAAATTGCTAGGAGGCCATTATCCTTTTAACAGCACTGTGGAGGCCCAGAGGGAGGCAGAATAGCTGGGCAGAACAGACCTACCATCAGTGCTACTCCAACCATGGAAGCAACCAGGCGCCTTTGCTTTCCCCACATATTGTGCTGATGTATTCCACCAGCTCttagttcattttaaaaaacaaatttctatCTGCAGGGTTGTCACCAAGCAGAATATACCAGAAACCTATTGCAAGCATCTGGGAAGAGCTCTAGTCTCTGGAGAACACAGGATTATAGTGAAGTGAATGACAACACCTGCAGCcaaaacagagcagtgcagaggagagaagaggctgCTTGGACCTTGGACCTCCCAAGATTTGCTTTGACTTCTCCTTCACTTTCTTCATGATGCAAAATGCAATGAGAAAGAATTAGCTGTGAAGGAAATGGGAGTCCTCCATGTGCATGGCAGCTGTAATCTGAGCCTCCTCCCTTTTCTGACATCCAAGGTTTCCTCAGCTCTGGTTGTTTGTGCCAAGTGACAGCTCCATccattttaacataaaaatatagcAATCCTCAGTTTGTCTTTATCAACAAGTGCCATTTTGACAAATGCTTTTAATAAACATTAAGAATACTGAAAAACTATACTAGAATGTTGACAGAGCCCACTGTGTCAGCTGGCATCAtaagaaatgaagctgaaatCCATAATGTTTCCTTACACTTATAAACTCTGGAATAGATGCAAATCCTACCATACACACATATTATCTATTTTTTGCCTTGGTTACCTTCAGCTAATTAACCTTATTCTTTCTAGTAAATTACTTTACAAATTACCTCTCAGGAATGCACCCTGtttaattaaaagtatttttaatatttttgtggaCATGATTGCTTAAGTTACCTTCCACATAAGTGTCAACTAGGGGTTTAAggttattatattttaatatcatgCTGTAACAAAGCTATGCTGGCGTTTGCTAGTGGCTAGTTGTTAAATTGCTAATAAAACAACGCTATTCTTACAAATACACAGATTTCAGATATAGTGACCCATGCTCTTGTTTCTCAGGGTTGCTCTGGCCTAATTTGCACATACCAGTGAGGAGTAGAACTCAATTGAACAAAACATTTGACTGCCATTTAGATGAAAGCTGCAGGGATAGAAGGAAATCAAATGAGCTTTGATAAACGAAAAAGCCTGCACCCAGAGAGAAACAGGAACAAGTTCCTGATGACATGCAGATAACCAAGCAGGTAAAACCAGTGCACTAAAGCAgatttactgtttttcagtcaTGTCTGGGAAGGCAGATTACAGAAAAGGAGGCAGATGAAAAGTGGAAATAAACTTGAATCCCACCAGAAAATGAGTGGCTAGAAGAACAGACCACTCTAAGATCCTTACTCCCAAGGTACTGtcaataaatgaataaataaagaaataaattgaaaagcacttggtaatgaaaataatgagtaaacagaatttttttatgCTGCCACGTAAACATTTCACTGGTTTTAAACTAGGGTCACAAATCAGTACTTGGaaatttaggggaaaaaatgtctCAGAATATAATTTTTTACAGTTCTTGTTGAAAAATTATGAGTAATTCCAGAGGTATCTGAACAattcattttgaatttattttatggaTCGCTTTAATTAGGAGCGGCCTTTCATTTCAAGGGTATTTATGAGTgcattatatataattttataattcatAATAACACGTTTAAAAGACCTGAACAGTTTGTCTTGACAGTGTCTCCTGGAAAATTTCAGTGTAAATTGTAGAGGGATTTTCCAGAAGTCAGAACAGAGGGtatatatttattgaaaaaGGCATAACAAAGCCAAcaa
This genomic interval carries:
- the LOC107306630 gene encoding tetraspanin-3-like — protein: MVVVRGRLLHLSKMWRVRSARLPLWLYEDSRLRSFARLLLLFLGVIFLASAIVLIFSGCFVILFCKNYRYFFQEFFFPLPGWLAVVTALILIPTGILAILVFARNSCYHQGTLMYLLIVLLCLQVSLTVLTQFYSTWMAVELKSTMGQAFNQYNGTHSLARGSGTVDMLQEKLQCCGLRNYTDWLNASAAFWHFPSEKSHVPRSCCKKHEDCGSDLNQPDQLFQEGCLRKLQDQIHYRMSFLFFCCVVLSVLELLAGASNGILMSSVPLYDIGFLDSSVFS